CGAATGAATACAGTGGAAGCCTTTCCAGTACCTCCCGGCTGAACTACATCAAGCCCCGGTACATTACGTAATAAATCTGATACGTTTGATATTCCAGATTCATTTATGTCCTTCTCTGTGATTACGGTGACTGAAGCCGGTATGACTGATCTGGGTAATGCAGTAGTTGAACCTGTCACTATTATTTCATCCAGGCTTACACTTTCAGCAAAAGAATGTTTTGCAATTAATATACAGAAAATTAAAGTTACAATAAATAGATGTTTGCTCATTTACCCTTTTCTCCTTATTTAGTTGCTGAGTTTGTATGTAATAGGCACTGCAATATCAAGTTCCCGTAACTCCTTATGCAGATTTGTAATCTTCCCTATCATTTTGATAGTTTTGATGCCGGCATCATCCAGGATTTTTGAACCTGATGATTTCGCTATATATATACTGGAAGGAATCCCATCCTGTCCTATATAGAAATTTATGTAGACTGTCCCTTCTATCCCTTTAGACTTCGCAATTTCAGGGTAATATTTATGTCGTTCGATCTCCTTTCTGATTCTTTCACCAAAAGCATTAATATTATAGCTGTTGTCCCCCTTATTACCCCCGTTATCAGAAAGCCCGTTACCCCCCCCTGTTTCGCTGCTTACTCCCATCTTAACGTTATCATTACCACTTTCAACATGGTCATTCTGAACCTGTTGAAGGCTTTCCTGCCCATCCGTCAATTGAGCCACTGATATAAGTTCAGGGTGATCTGCTCTATTTTTGTCGTCCCCTGAGAGTATGGTCTTCATGTTTTTTTTGTCAGTATTTACAGCAATAGATTGACTGGCAGGTAATGACCTCCCTATATGTATCATTTTATTCTGATTAACAGGATTAATGACATCAGGGATATAACCCCAAATTACCATGTCCTGATGGACTGCCACAGAATTCCCGATCACATCATCAGGTATATACGCAATAACTGCCGCAACTGCCAAATGTGCTGCAAAGGAGAATAATAATGAAATGATCAGTATCTTCCTGTTCAACATTTGTCTTTACCCCATATTGACCTTGTACCGGTTAGACCATGATATTTAACGGAGGCATCCAATGGTATAAGGCTTACACGAGGCGTGCCGGATGCAGGGTTATTGTCCACGATTACATTACAGCCGTATACGTTTCTGATATTTACCTCTGTTATGACTTCATCGGGGGTGCCCATTGCAGAGATCTTTCCTCTGTTTATCAGCATTATTTTGTCACAATACTGACTACCTATGTTCAGGTCATGCAGGGAGGTTATGATCGTCATCTTCCTTTCCACGTTTAATCTTGATAGGAGGTTGAATATCTCCATCTGATGACCAATGTCTAAGGATGTTGTTGGCTCGTCCATTATCAGGATATCAGGCTCCTGAGCCAGCCCCCTCGCTATAATTGCCCGTTGTTTCTCACCCCCGGAGATATCTGTTATGGGCCTGTCTCTTAATGAATATATCCCTACACATGACATTGCATCAGTAACTACTTTTTTGTCATAAGTGTCTTCAAACAATTTTCCCTTAAGATGCGGATATCGTCCCATGGAAACAGTTTCAGTAACTGTATATGGAAAAAGAAATGAAGACTCCTGCGGGATAAATGAGACAGTTCTCGACAGCTCTCTCCTTCCCACCTTACTGATATCTGTTTCTCTGAAGTATATTTGTCCGGCCTGAGGTGCGAGTATCTTTGATAACAATTTCAGCAGCGACGATTTCCCGGAGCCGTTAGGACCTATGATACCAAAGAACTCACCATCACGAATCTCGAATGAAACATTTTCTATTACCCATTGACCTGAATATTTGAAATAAACACTGTCGGCCTCATATGCAGATTTCATATCAGTCTCCGTGTCCGAAGTAAGTATAGAAAGAAGGGGCCGCCGGCTAATGCGGTTATTATACCAACGGGGATCTCTGCAGGTGAAAGCAGCGTCCTTGCGACTGTATCAGCAACCGCAAGAAAAACACCTCCTCCTATCATCGAAACAGGCAGGATGAATCTGTAATCATATCCGGCCAGCAGACGAATTGTATGAGGGATCATGATGCCTATGAAACTTATTGGACCGCATATTGATACAGAGGCTGCAACCAGAAGTGCCCCGCCAACCAAAACCAGTTTTTTGATTCTCTCGACATTCAGGCCAAGAGTAGCGGCTGTATCATCATCCATGGTAAGTATATTTAGTGACTTTGCCTGCGAAAACAAAATTAATGCACCGATAAAAGCGAATATAAAAGCTGCTAAAAGTGTTAAATAGTCCGGCGAACTTAGATACCCCAATAACCAAAATAAGATCTTATACAGGTTAAGTGAATCGCTGATTGAAACGACCATCAGAATCGCGGCAAATATTATTGCATTAACCATGACGCCTGAAAGAAGCATGGTATGAGGAGGAATCTTATT
This portion of the Nitrospirota bacterium genome encodes:
- a CDS encoding energy transducer TonB: MLNRKILIISLLFSFAAHLAVAAVIAYIPDDVIGNSVAVHQDMVIWGYIPDVINPVNQNKMIHIGRSLPASQSIAVNTDKKNMKTILSGDDKNRADHPELISVAQLTDGQESLQQVQNDHVESGNDNVKMGVSSETGGGNGLSDNGGNKGDNSYNINAFGERIRKEIERHKYYPEIAKSKGIEGTVYINFYIGQDGIPSSIYIAKSSGSKILDDAGIKTIKMIGKITNLHKELRELDIAVPITYKLSN
- a CDS encoding ABC transporter ATP-binding protein — encoded protein: MKSAYEADSVYFKYSGQWVIENVSFEIRDGEFFGIIGPNGSGKSSLLKLLSKILAPQAGQIYFRETDISKVGRRELSRTVSFIPQESSFLFPYTVTETVSMGRYPHLKGKLFEDTYDKKVVTDAMSCVGIYSLRDRPITDISGGEKQRAIIARGLAQEPDILIMDEPTTSLDIGHQMEIFNLLSRLNVERKMTIITSLHDLNIGSQYCDKIMLINRGKISAMGTPDEVITEVNIRNVYGCNVIVDNNPASGTPRVSLIPLDASVKYHGLTGTRSIWGKDKC
- a CDS encoding iron ABC transporter permease, yielding MQTLTLKRWISSISILSLLSLIVSLALLLYGSDALKPYDALIGLKSFFTGNIQSETVKTILFQVRLPRIILALITGGALATAGAGFQAILKNPLADPYVLGISSGAALGVIVSLYLGVFISIAGISSTMVFAFAGAMLTLYIVYRLGTVDNKIPPHTMLLSGVMVNAIIFAAILMVVSISDSLNLYKILFWLLGYLSSPDYLTLLAAFIFAFIGALILFSQAKSLNILTMDDDTAATLGLNVERIKKLVLVGGALLVAASVSICGPISFIGIMIPHTIRLLAGYDYRFILPVSMIGGGVFLAVADTVARTLLSPAEIPVGIITALAGGPFFLYLLRTRRLI